One Tumebacillus amylolyticus DNA segment encodes these proteins:
- the dapB gene encoding 4-hydroxy-tetrahydrodipicolinate reductase produces MADTKIRVVIVGAKGRMGRETVKAVLHDPELELVGCVDRTLNDVAVSAILGHEANGVKFSNDLLKTLIDSKADVMVDFTTPTTMKANIDKAIELGIRPVVGTTGMTPEEIANWDQLCKDRGIGGLIAPNFAIGAILMMRFAQQASRYLPHVEIIEMHHDQKLDAPSGTAIKTLELINQERQAVQQGNPDEHETIAGSRGGEYEGMRVHSVRLPGYVAHQQVIFGGLGQTLTIRHDSINRESFMPGVVMSCKQVMKYEGLIYGLENLLD; encoded by the coding sequence ATGGCAGATACCAAAATTCGCGTCGTCATCGTCGGCGCCAAGGGACGCATGGGACGTGAAACCGTCAAAGCGGTTCTCCACGATCCGGAACTCGAACTGGTCGGCTGCGTCGACCGCACTCTCAACGACGTCGCCGTCTCCGCGATTCTCGGACACGAAGCAAACGGCGTGAAATTCAGCAACGACCTGCTCAAGACCCTCATCGATTCCAAAGCGGACGTCATGGTCGACTTCACCACGCCGACCACGATGAAAGCGAACATCGACAAAGCGATCGAACTCGGCATTCGCCCCGTCGTCGGCACCACCGGCATGACCCCCGAAGAGATCGCGAACTGGGACCAACTCTGCAAAGACCGCGGCATCGGCGGCCTGATTGCTCCGAACTTCGCCATCGGCGCGATTCTGATGATGCGTTTCGCCCAACAAGCGTCCCGCTACCTCCCGCACGTCGAAATCATCGAGATGCACCACGACCAAAAACTGGACGCGCCGTCCGGCACCGCGATCAAAACGCTCGAACTGATCAATCAAGAACGTCAAGCCGTGCAACAAGGCAACCCAGACGAACACGAAACCATCGCGGGCTCTCGCGGCGGCGAATACGAAGGCATGCGCGTCCACTCCGTTCGCTTGCCGGGCTATGTCGCGCACCAACAAGTCATCTTCGGCGGGTTGGGGCAGACGCTGACGATTCGCCACGACTCCATCAACCGCGAGTCGTTCATGCCGGGCGTCGTCATGTCTTGCAAACAAGTCATGAAGTACGAGGGCCTCATCTACGGATTGGAAAACCTGCTGGACTAA
- a CDS encoding aldo/keto reductase family protein, giving the protein MKYRNLGRSGLKVSAISLGSWLTYGGSVEDQTAIDCIDRAYSLGINFFDTANVYRRGEAEKVVGKALAKYPRDSFVLATKGFGQMGEGPNDRGLSRKHIFEQVHASLKRLNVDYIDLWQCHRYDPETPLDETLRAIDDLVTQGKILYAGVSEWTAVQIQDALHLADKYLLDRIVSNQPVYNMLNRYIEKDILPLCEREGIGQVVFSPLAQGVLTGKYKHGQALPQGSRATDPSTSQFVERFLTESNLNKVEKLTAVASRHDCSIAQLALAWILRQPNVSSAIIGASRPDQINDNVGALRVNLSDADLTEIESILSAE; this is encoded by the coding sequence ATGAAGTACCGCAACCTCGGCCGCTCCGGCCTCAAAGTCAGTGCCATCTCGCTGGGCTCTTGGCTGACCTACGGCGGCTCTGTCGAAGACCAAACCGCCATCGACTGCATCGACCGCGCGTATTCACTTGGCATCAACTTTTTTGACACCGCGAACGTCTACCGCCGCGGCGAAGCGGAAAAAGTCGTGGGCAAAGCCCTCGCCAAGTACCCGCGCGATTCCTTCGTCCTCGCCACCAAAGGCTTCGGCCAGATGGGGGAGGGACCGAACGATCGCGGTCTGTCCCGCAAGCACATCTTCGAGCAAGTCCATGCCTCGCTCAAACGCCTGAACGTCGACTACATCGACCTCTGGCAGTGCCACCGCTACGACCCGGAAACTCCGCTGGACGAAACGCTGCGTGCGATCGACGACCTCGTCACACAGGGCAAGATCCTCTACGCGGGCGTCTCCGAATGGACGGCGGTGCAGATTCAAGACGCGCTGCACCTCGCAGACAAGTACCTGCTCGACCGCATCGTCTCCAACCAACCGGTCTACAACATGCTCAACCGCTACATTGAAAAGGACATCCTCCCGCTCTGCGAACGCGAGGGGATCGGCCAAGTGGTGTTCTCCCCGCTGGCCCAAGGCGTCCTGACCGGCAAATACAAGCACGGCCAAGCTCTCCCGCAGGGCTCTCGTGCGACCGACCCGTCGACTTCGCAATTTGTGGAGCGCTTCCTGACCGAGTCGAACCTGAACAAAGTCGAAAAGCTCACCGCCGTTGCGTCCCGCCACGACTGCTCGATTGCCCAACTCGCGCTGGCATGGATTCTGCGCCAACCGAACGTCTCGTCCGCGATCATCGGCGCTTCCCGCCCGGATCAGATCAACGACAATGTAGGCGCTCTGCGCGTCAATCTGTCGGACGCCGACCTGACCGAGATCGAAAGCATCCTGTCTGCGGAATAA
- the panC gene encoding pantoate--beta-alanine ligase has product MIILHTIAEIRRYVQEQRMGAKTVGLVPTMGYLHEGHLSLVRQAKEHCDVAVMSIFVNPLQFGPNEDFDSYPRDLQRDAALAESAGIDVIFAPSVDEMYPSGNGKSLTHVDVEAVTDTLCGANRPGHFRGVATVVTKLFNIVMPDKAFFGLKDAQQVVVIQQMVRDLNTPVEVVPCPIVREPDGLAMSSRNVYLSDDQRVQAMVLSRSLSMAVERVQQGERDAEALISAVRAMIEEQPLANIDYVQAVSLRDLTPLQTLDQPALLALAVKFGKTRLIDNIVLDIQR; this is encoded by the coding sequence ATGATCATTTTGCACACCATCGCAGAAATTCGACGCTATGTACAAGAACAGCGGATGGGGGCGAAAACGGTCGGCCTCGTGCCGACGATGGGCTATCTGCACGAAGGACATCTCTCCTTGGTGCGCCAAGCGAAGGAGCACTGCGACGTCGCGGTGATGAGCATTTTCGTCAACCCGCTGCAATTCGGGCCGAACGAAGACTTTGACTCCTACCCGCGCGACCTCCAACGCGATGCGGCGCTGGCGGAGTCTGCCGGAATCGACGTCATCTTCGCTCCGAGCGTTGACGAGATGTATCCGTCGGGCAACGGCAAGTCGCTCACCCATGTGGACGTCGAAGCGGTGACCGATACGCTCTGCGGCGCCAACCGTCCGGGTCATTTCCGAGGCGTGGCGACCGTCGTGACGAAACTGTTCAACATCGTGATGCCGGACAAAGCATTTTTCGGTCTCAAAGACGCCCAGCAGGTCGTCGTCATCCAGCAGATGGTCCGCGACCTGAACACGCCGGTCGAAGTGGTGCCGTGCCCGATCGTCCGCGAGCCGGATGGACTCGCGATGAGTTCGCGCAACGTGTACTTGAGCGACGACCAACGCGTGCAAGCGATGGTGCTGAGCCGTTCGCTGTCCATGGCGGTTGAACGCGTGCAGCAGGGCGAACGCGATGCAGAGGCTCTGATCTCTGCTGTGCGCGCGATGATCGAAGAGCAACCGCTCGCGAACATCGACTATGTGCAGGCGGTCTCGCTCCGCGATCTGACGCCGCTGCAAACGCTTGATCAACCTGCGTTGCTCGCACTCGCCGTGAAATTCGGCAAAACCCGCTTGATCGACAACATCGTCCTCGACATCCAGCGATAA
- the panD gene encoding aspartate 1-decarboxylase has product MFRTMMKSKIHRATVTEANLNYVGSITIDQDILDATDIWADEKVQIVNNNNGARLETYVISGQRGSGVICLNGAAARLVQPGDTVIIISYAMMSNEEARLHKPIVALMDKDNKIVDLITEKEATIV; this is encoded by the coding sequence ATGTTCCGAACGATGATGAAATCCAAAATCCACCGCGCAACCGTAACGGAAGCGAATCTGAACTACGTCGGCTCGATCACCATCGACCAAGACATTCTCGACGCCACCGATATCTGGGCGGATGAGAAAGTCCAGATCGTCAACAACAACAACGGGGCCCGTCTGGAAACGTATGTCATCTCCGGTCAGCGCGGTTCCGGCGTCATTTGCCTGAACGGTGCAGCAGCCCGTCTCGTGCAACCGGGCGACACTGTGATCATTATCTCCTATGCGATGATGAGCAACGAAGAAGCCCGTCTCCACAAACCGATCGTTGCGCTGATGGATAAGGACAACAAAATCGTCGACCTGATCACCGAGAAGGAAGCGACCATCGTCTAA
- a CDS encoding polysaccharide deacetylase family protein: MKGLKRLFVGCVFLLTVLIPGPGDVQALQTPHHDVVREVATSQKVVALTFDDGPYPNTPHILDTLKKYDAKATFFSIGKRVEWLPDTIRREAAEGHELANHTFNHPSMRRISPEKLHEEIVHASDTMEKVAQVKPVLFRPPGGYYNEMIVSTAAADHCTVVMWSPNLDTKDWTRPGVYKIVQCVLKNVRNGSIVLFHDREPQTTEALEQILPALKKQGYTFVTVSELLQVRNAPTNSH, encoded by the coding sequence ATGAAAGGTTTGAAACGCCTGTTCGTGGGTTGCGTTTTCTTGCTGACCGTCCTGATCCCCGGACCCGGGGACGTACAGGCCCTGCAAACGCCCCACCACGATGTCGTTCGCGAAGTGGCGACAAGTCAAAAAGTGGTCGCCCTCACGTTTGATGACGGCCCTTATCCAAATACACCGCACATCCTCGATACATTGAAAAAGTACGATGCGAAAGCGACGTTTTTCTCCATCGGCAAGCGGGTGGAGTGGCTGCCCGATACGATCCGCCGAGAAGCGGCCGAGGGCCATGAACTGGCGAATCATACGTTCAACCACCCGTCGATGCGCAGAATTTCGCCGGAGAAACTGCACGAAGAGATCGTCCACGCCTCCGACACGATGGAAAAAGTCGCACAAGTCAAACCGGTGCTGTTTCGCCCGCCGGGCGGCTATTACAACGAAATGATCGTCTCGACCGCCGCCGCCGATCACTGCACGGTCGTCATGTGGTCGCCCAACCTCGACACGAAAGACTGGACACGCCCCGGCGTCTACAAAATCGTCCAATGCGTGCTGAAAAATGTCCGCAACGGCTCCATCGTGCTGTTCCATGACCGTGAACCCCAGACGACGGAAGCGTTGGAACAGATCTTGCCTGCACTGAAAAAGCAAGGATACACGTTCGTTACCGTCTCGGAGTTGCTTCAAGTTCGAAATGCTCCCACAAATTCTCACTAA
- the panB gene encoding 3-methyl-2-oxobutanoate hydroxymethyltransferase encodes MSTSKATTVKLQEMKRDRQKIVMLTAYDYPTARTAEQGGIDVILVGDSLGMVVLGYDSTLPVTMEDMIHHTKAVTRGSKQTMIVTDLPFLSYHISTPEAVRNAGRLIQEGGADAVKLEGGREVIEQVQAIVRAGIPVCGHIGLQPQMVNQLGGYKVQGKDFDGAKKILEDALLLQEAGCFALVLECVPTSLAALISERLSIPTIGIGAGDGCDGQVLVVHDMLGITDKYLPKFAKKYSELAEDMKAAVAQYAQEVRDGAFPEAHHGFKMSEDVLERLVEETGLS; translated from the coding sequence ATGAGCACGAGCAAGGCCACCACGGTCAAACTGCAAGAGATGAAACGCGACCGTCAGAAGATCGTCATGCTGACCGCCTATGATTACCCGACCGCACGCACCGCCGAACAGGGCGGAATCGATGTGATTCTCGTCGGCGATTCGCTCGGAATGGTTGTCCTAGGGTACGACTCTACGCTTCCTGTGACTATGGAAGACATGATTCACCACACGAAAGCGGTTACGCGCGGATCGAAACAGACGATGATCGTCACCGACCTGCCGTTTCTGTCGTACCACATCTCGACCCCGGAGGCGGTCCGCAACGCCGGACGCTTGATCCAAGAGGGCGGTGCAGACGCCGTGAAGCTCGAAGGTGGACGCGAAGTGATTGAACAAGTGCAAGCGATCGTCCGAGCGGGCATCCCGGTTTGCGGGCACATCGGCCTCCAACCGCAGATGGTCAACCAACTCGGCGGGTACAAAGTGCAAGGCAAAGACTTCGACGGCGCGAAAAAAATCCTCGAAGACGCTCTGCTCCTGCAAGAAGCCGGTTGCTTCGCGCTCGTGCTCGAATGCGTCCCGACATCGCTTGCAGCGCTCATTTCCGAACGCCTGTCGATCCCGACGATCGGCATCGGCGCGGGGGACGGTTGCGACGGGCAAGTGCTCGTCGTCCACGACATGCTCGGCATCACGGACAAATACTTGCCGAAATTTGCGAAAAAGTACAGCGAACTGGCCGAAGACATGAAGGCGGCCGTCGCGCAGTACGCGCAAGAAGTGCGTGACGGGGCGTTCCCGGAAGCGCACCACGGCTTCAAAATGTCAGAAGACGTTTTGGAAAGACTCGTAGAGGAGACAGGGCTCTCATGA
- a CDS encoding biotin--[acetyl-CoA-carboxylase] ligase, producing MQETILHMLREAPGGFVSGEAMCQACGVSRTSIWKHIKELQDAGYEIEAVRNKGYRLVVSPDLVTAAEIREGLQTTLIGQSIVYRDTIDSTNTLAQQLALNGAPEGTVVIADEQTSGRGRRGRQWFSPPHSGIWMSLILRPELPLAHAAQITLVAAVALCQALSRATGVKAGIKWPNDILFDGKKCCGILTEMHAEFDQIHHLVVGIGINVNVPQEDFPDELQDIATSLQAIRGERLPRAQVVRTVLEEFEPLYRQYVANGGFGTLRDAWKANNITLGNRIVAHTARGDIEGKALDIDEFGVLLLEKDNGEREKIYSADITVFT from the coding sequence ATGCAAGAAACCATTTTACATATGTTGCGCGAGGCACCGGGCGGGTTCGTGTCCGGCGAAGCGATGTGCCAAGCGTGCGGCGTGTCGCGCACGTCGATTTGGAAACATATCAAGGAACTGCAAGACGCCGGCTACGAGATTGAAGCCGTGCGCAACAAAGGCTACCGCTTGGTTGTATCGCCGGACCTCGTGACGGCGGCAGAAATTCGCGAAGGTCTGCAAACCACGTTGATCGGGCAGAGCATCGTCTACCGCGATACGATCGACTCCACGAACACGCTGGCGCAGCAATTGGCGCTGAACGGCGCGCCCGAAGGCACGGTGGTCATCGCCGACGAGCAAACCAGCGGTCGCGGACGTCGGGGCCGTCAATGGTTTTCACCTCCGCACTCGGGCATCTGGATGTCGCTGATCTTGCGTCCCGAATTGCCGTTGGCCCACGCCGCCCAGATCACGCTCGTCGCAGCCGTTGCGCTCTGTCAGGCATTGTCCCGCGCCACGGGAGTCAAAGCGGGCATCAAGTGGCCCAACGACATTCTTTTTGACGGGAAAAAGTGCTGTGGCATTCTCACCGAGATGCACGCCGAATTTGACCAGATTCACCATCTCGTCGTCGGGATCGGCATCAACGTCAACGTCCCGCAGGAGGACTTCCCGGACGAGCTCCAAGACATCGCGACTTCGCTGCAAGCGATCCGTGGCGAACGCTTGCCCCGTGCCCAAGTGGTACGGACGGTGCTTGAGGAATTCGAACCCCTGTACCGCCAATACGTCGCCAACGGCGGCTTCGGCACTCTGCGCGACGCTTGGAAAGCCAACAACATCACCCTTGGCAACCGCATCGTCGCCCACACGGCGCGCGGTGACATCGAGGGCAAAGCGCTGGACATCGACGAATTCGGCGTTCTGCTGCTGGAGAAAGACAACGGCGAGCGAGAGAAGATCTACTCCGCCGACATCACCGTTTTCACTTGA
- a CDS encoding cation:dicarboxylate symporter family transporter produces the protein MQQQPKKKKFGLAIQIAIGLILGIAVGAIFYGNANVAKVLQPIGDIFMHLIKMIVVPIVISTLIVGVAGVGDVKKLGKLGGKTILYFEIVTTVAIVIGLLAANLLHPGSGVDMAHLAKTDITKYVATSDGMKAHSLLDTLVAIVPTNIFDSIVKGDMLAIIFFSVFFGLGVAALGERGKPLQNFFQATADTMFWVTNQVMKFAPFGVFALIGVTVSKFGVASLLPLGKLVLTVYGAMAFFILVVFGAIAYLSKISIFTLLKILKDEIILAYTTASSESVLPRIMEKMEAFGCPKYITSFVVPTGYSFNLDGSTLYQALAAIFIAQMYGIDMPISTQISLMLVLMVTSKGIAGVPGVSFVVLLATLGSVGIPLEGLAFIAGIDRLLDMARTVVNVVGNSLAAVVMSKWERQFDEDKSKEYLKSLNNNQSGSNNGFSA, from the coding sequence ATGCAACAACAACCGAAAAAGAAAAAATTCGGCCTGGCGATCCAAATTGCCATCGGTCTGATCTTAGGTATTGCTGTGGGTGCGATCTTCTACGGCAACGCGAACGTGGCGAAAGTCCTGCAACCGATCGGGGACATCTTCATGCACCTGATCAAGATGATCGTCGTTCCGATCGTCATCTCGACGCTCATCGTCGGGGTCGCGGGCGTCGGCGACGTCAAAAAGCTCGGCAAACTGGGCGGCAAGACGATTCTCTACTTCGAAATCGTCACCACCGTCGCGATCGTCATCGGTCTCTTGGCTGCGAACTTGCTTCACCCGGGTTCCGGTGTGGACATGGCGCATCTCGCCAAAACGGACATCACCAAGTATGTCGCGACAAGCGACGGCATGAAGGCGCACTCCTTGCTCGACACCTTGGTCGCCATCGTGCCGACCAACATCTTTGACTCGATTGTCAAAGGCGACATGCTGGCGATCATTTTCTTCTCCGTGTTCTTCGGCCTCGGGGTCGCGGCACTCGGAGAGCGTGGCAAGCCGCTGCAGAACTTCTTCCAAGCGACGGCCGACACGATGTTCTGGGTGACCAACCAAGTGATGAAATTTGCACCGTTCGGCGTCTTCGCGTTGATCGGCGTCACCGTCTCCAAATTCGGCGTCGCCTCTCTGCTGCCGCTGGGCAAACTCGTGCTCACCGTGTACGGCGCGATGGCGTTCTTCATCCTCGTGGTGTTCGGCGCGATTGCGTACCTGTCGAAGATCTCGATCTTCACCCTGCTCAAGATTCTCAAAGACGAGATCATCCTCGCCTACACCACCGCTTCGTCGGAGTCCGTTCTTCCGCGCATTATGGAAAAAATGGAAGCTTTCGGCTGTCCGAAGTACATCACTTCGTTCGTCGTCCCGACCGGCTATTCGTTCAACTTGGACGGTTCGACGCTGTACCAAGCGTTGGCGGCGATCTTCATCGCGCAGATGTACGGCATCGACATGCCGATCTCGACACAGATTTCGCTGATGCTGGTGCTCATGGTCACGTCCAAAGGCATCGCCGGCGTACCGGGCGTCTCGTTCGTCGTCCTGCTCGCCACCCTCGGTTCTGTCGGCATTCCGCTGGAAGGTCTTGCCTTCATCGCCGGGATCGACCGTTTGCTTGACATGGCACGCACCGTCGTCAACGTCGTCGGCAACTCGCTGGCGGCTGTGGTGATGTCGAAGTGGGAGCGTCAGTTCGACGAAGACAAGTCCAAGGAATACCTGAAATCCCTCAACAACAACCAGAGTGGAAGCAACAACGGGTTTTCTGCGTAA
- the mgsA gene encoding methylglyoxal synthase, whose protein sequence is MNIALIAHDRKKETMVNFAVAYQHIFAKAALYATGTTGLRIHEATGLTVHRFLSGPLGGDQQIGAMIAENAMDLVIFFRDPLAAQPHEPDILALLRLCDVHNIPVATNMATAEVLLRSLEAGGLQWREALKND, encoded by the coding sequence ATGAACATCGCCTTGATCGCACATGATCGCAAGAAAGAAACGATGGTCAATTTCGCGGTTGCCTACCAACATATCTTTGCAAAAGCCGCGCTGTACGCCACCGGCACCACGGGCCTGCGCATCCACGAAGCGACCGGACTCACCGTCCATCGGTTTTTGTCCGGCCCGCTCGGCGGCGACCAGCAGATTGGCGCGATGATTGCGGAGAATGCCATGGACTTGGTGATTTTTTTCCGAGACCCGCTGGCGGCACAACCGCATGAGCCGGACATCCTCGCGCTTTTGCGTTTGTGCGATGTGCACAACATCCCGGTTGCGACCAACATGGCGACGGCAGAAGTGTTGCTTCGTTCGCTGGAAGCAGGCGGCCTGCAATGGCGTGAAGCTTTGAAAAACGACTGA
- a CDS encoding nucleotide pyrophosphohydrolase translates to MENLTLKGMQKDVDDYISQFKEGYFQPLTLIARLTEELGELSREVNHTYGEKPKKKDEAEGSIALELGDLMFVITCMANSLGIDLEEAHKAVMHKFNTRDANRWTRIEETDNN, encoded by the coding sequence ATGGAAAACCTAACCCTCAAAGGCATGCAAAAAGACGTTGACGACTACATCTCGCAGTTCAAGGAAGGGTACTTCCAGCCGCTGACCCTCATCGCGCGGCTGACGGAGGAACTGGGCGAACTGTCGCGGGAAGTTAACCATACATACGGAGAGAAGCCGAAGAAAAAGGACGAAGCCGAAGGTTCCATCGCCCTCGAACTCGGCGACCTGATGTTCGTGATCACCTGCATGGCCAATTCGCTGGGCATCGACCTCGAAGAAGCTCACAAAGCGGTCATGCACAAATTCAACACCCGCGACGCCAATCGCTGGACCCGCATCGAAGAGACGGACAACAACTAG
- a CDS encoding glycosyltransferase family 2 protein: MGSKVTVLLATYNNAAYLRTCIDSVLTQSYRNFEFVIVNDASTDRTEAIVRSYRDPRIRYVRLPRNLGKGKAMNIGLAKARGAYLLEIDGDDWLERDAIRRLVAVMDRQSSSVAVVYGDRRCWEWRKGVWVPTRLYKGQPFVSREKWARYYRTFGPRFYRVSALRRIKGWPTNDPSKGRLFEDYALMLRLLDHYRFHYTPQVLYHVRVRWNSVSRSHLGIWKRSVQAMASLAFRRWGKRK; this comes from the coding sequence ATGGGTTCAAAAGTAACCGTCCTGTTGGCTACCTATAACAACGCTGCGTACCTGCGAACCTGTATCGACTCTGTTCTCACCCAGTCCTACCGCAACTTCGAGTTTGTGATCGTCAACGATGCTTCGACAGACCGGACGGAAGCGATTGTGAGATCCTACAGAGACCCGCGGATTCGGTACGTGCGTTTGCCCCGCAATCTGGGGAAAGGAAAAGCCATGAATATCGGCCTCGCCAAAGCGCGGGGAGCTTATTTGTTGGAGATTGATGGAGACGACTGGCTGGAGAGAGACGCGATTCGGAGACTGGTCGCCGTGATGGACAGGCAGTCAAGTTCTGTGGCCGTCGTGTATGGAGACCGAAGGTGTTGGGAGTGGCGCAAGGGAGTTTGGGTACCGACGAGGTTGTACAAGGGACAACCTTTTGTAAGTCGTGAAAAATGGGCCCGCTACTACCGCACGTTCGGGCCGCGTTTTTATCGAGTGTCCGCGTTGCGCCGGATCAAGGGCTGGCCGACGAACGACCCGTCCAAGGGACGGCTCTTCGAAGATTACGCCTTGATGCTTCGTTTGCTGGATCATTACAGATTCCACTACACGCCACAAGTTTTGTACCATGTTCGGGTCCGGTGGAACTCGGTCTCCCGGAGTCACTTGGGAATTTGGAAACGATCTGTACAAGCGATGGCCTCCCTCGCGTTTCGACGTTGGGGGAAGCGGAAATAA
- a CDS encoding CCA tRNA nucleotidyltransferase, producing the protein MDSFEREAWKVVETLESAGYEAYLVGGCVRDRHLQRPVYDYDITTSALPDEVIALFPQTVPTGIKHGTVTVLMGEGQYEVTTFRTDGEYEDGRRPASVIFVRSLTEDLARRDFTINAMALSRDGRLHDPFSGLRDLQDGVICAVGDPLKRFEEDALRILRGIRFATQLKFTIEEKTFSAILYEAQELGKIARERVREEWHKMLLSTPSVALDLLRRTETLRYVISRPPSFDLQVNDPWGRGVDPWQLAGEWADQAPADLPLRYGIVLTALCLEEARIDKVLSDLKLSGALKSDIRRTLRVVKLGNPADWRDTFWRQTFYQHGQDAVRRACLLYAILHDPEHRAEWETEVATRAARQPIWSLQDLAVNGQDLLAAGIPEGPEIGRVNQRLVQWVLQNPEANTREDLLQKVQEL; encoded by the coding sequence GTGGATTCATTCGAACGGGAAGCCTGGAAAGTGGTGGAGACGTTGGAGAGTGCCGGGTACGAAGCGTACTTGGTTGGCGGTTGCGTGCGCGACCGGCATCTTCAACGACCTGTCTATGACTACGACATCACGACGTCAGCGCTCCCGGACGAAGTGATCGCCCTGTTTCCGCAGACGGTTCCGACGGGGATCAAGCACGGTACGGTGACGGTGTTGATGGGCGAAGGCCAGTACGAAGTCACCACCTTTCGCACAGACGGCGAGTACGAAGACGGACGGCGGCCGGCCAGCGTCATTTTTGTCCGTTCGCTCACGGAGGACTTGGCTCGTCGTGATTTCACGATCAACGCGATGGCGCTCTCTCGCGACGGCCGCCTGCACGACCCGTTCAGCGGATTGCGAGATTTGCAGGACGGCGTCATCTGCGCTGTCGGCGATCCTCTCAAGCGGTTTGAGGAAGACGCGCTTCGCATCTTGCGCGGGATTCGGTTCGCGACCCAACTGAAATTCACCATCGAGGAAAAAACGTTCTCCGCGATCCTCTACGAAGCTCAAGAACTCGGCAAAATCGCCCGCGAACGCGTCCGCGAAGAATGGCACAAGATGCTCCTCAGCACCCCAAGCGTCGCCCTCGACCTCTTGCGTCGAACGGAGACGTTGCGCTACGTTATCTCGCGTCCGCCGAGTTTCGATCTGCAAGTCAACGACCCGTGGGGACGCGGCGTCGATCCGTGGCAACTGGCAGGGGAGTGGGCCGACCAAGCTCCGGCCGACCTGCCGTTGCGCTATGGAATTGTGTTGACGGCCTTGTGTTTGGAGGAAGCCCGCATCGACAAAGTCCTGAGCGATCTCAAACTCTCAGGCGCTTTGAAATCGGACATTCGCAGAACGTTGCGCGTTGTAAAACTGGGCAACCCTGCGGACTGGCGCGACACGTTTTGGCGGCAGACGTTCTACCAACACGGGCAAGACGCCGTCCGACGAGCTTGTCTGCTCTACGCGATCCTCCACGACCCCGAGCATCGCGCCGAGTGGGAGACCGAAGTCGCAACCCGTGCCGCCCGCCAACCGATCTGGTCCCTCCAAGACCTCGCCGTCAACGGACAAGACCTCCTCGCCGCCGGCATCCCCGAAGGCCCGGAGATCGGCCGCGTCAACCAACGCCTCGTCCAATGGGTGCTTCAAAATCCAGAAGCCAACACCCGCGAGGACCTGTTGCAAAAAGTACAAGAGCTGTGA